The proteins below come from a single Leptospiraceae bacterium genomic window:
- a CDS encoding kua-ubiquitin conjugating enzyme hybrid localization domain protein, giving the protein MKINHRHFEITSIIVFVIYCSLLLFRISVETIRITDNIGYLVIPIAVLPIFLGYVGADFFSGLVHFFGDTFGTEDTPFLGQTFIKPFREHHVDPKEMTLHDFVETSGNNCIVSIPFLLLVYYFIDVQANLFTYFFYSFFCFLMIAVFITNQIHKWAHLDNPGKVIQFFQRNNLILSPEHHQIHHTSPFDKYYCITVGWLNPFLYKIHFFEFLKKFS; this is encoded by the coding sequence ATGAAAATTAATCACCGACATTTTGAAATAACTAGCATAATTGTATTTGTTATTTACTGTAGTTTGTTATTATTCAGAATTTCCGTAGAAACTATTCGTATTACGGATAATATTGGTTATCTTGTAATTCCGATTGCGGTTTTACCTATATTCCTAGGATATGTAGGGGCTGATTTTTTTTCTGGGTTAGTTCATTTTTTTGGGGATACATTCGGTACTGAGGACACACCGTTTTTGGGGCAAACATTTATTAAACCTTTTCGGGAACATCATGTTGATCCCAAGGAGATGACTCTACATGATTTTGTGGAAACTAGCGGAAATAACTGTATAGTTTCTATTCCTTTTCTTCTTTTGGTTTATTATTTTATAGATGTGCAAGCAAATTTATTTACCTATTTTTTTTACAGTTTTTTTTGTTTTCTTATGATTGCAGTTTTTATCACGAATCAAATTCATAAATGGGCCCATCTGGACAATCCAGGAAAGGTAATCCAATTTTTTCAAAGAAATAATTTGATTCTATCACCAGAACATCACCAGATTCATCATACTTCTCCTTTTGATAAATACTACTGTATAACCGTTGGTTGGTTAAATCCTTTTTTATACAAAATTCATTTTTTTGAATTCCTAAAGAAATTTTCTTAG
- a CDS encoding methyl-accepting chemotaxis protein, with protein sequence MNLSIKQIIIFSFFGLISIIGILTILIISLYLNQNELFESQNKKFESYLLADELRQSSDDLTRLMRTYASTGEEKYKEHFFSILDIRNGKKPRPENYNRIYWDFYTVSGKKPRPDKNTIPLIDIMKEKGFVESEILKLEEAKKNSDSLVRTETIAMSAMQGKLEEDAKSLILPNESLREFARRILHNEKYHSDKFRIMQPIDDFYIMLEDRTTGEVLDSKDKQTFLLRLTIFILLLLVFALLVSFYYIYIQLTKPILAFSKDIHEITISKDLRRELNLQIKNELGDLASKFNLFIKSIKSLFVAFQSNSVKVNELANALEIAIRDTKQSMEEVSQATDSVANETGQLMSFTESITEKMNESKEVIAIGTKISKNNSLNSNVLLSEINIAHSELTLANRELKKISNQLDETAQATESLSERSREIHLVLISVREISKQTGLLALNAAIESARAGEHGKGFAVVADEVGNLANQTQKATEKISKVINDITLEINNSVNKIRMTNESSQNLFQIITKIEKIISQNVSAVKLNRDESSKISNELLNIEKNIMEVGNLTSQIFRTNQQLAASGEEVSIAMKSKVNALDTIKDKIINLNTESKKLQSDITQFKL encoded by the coding sequence GTGAATTTATCTATTAAACAAATAATAATTTTTAGTTTTTTCGGTTTAATTTCTATTATTGGAATTTTAACTATCTTAATAATTTCTTTGTATTTGAATCAAAATGAGTTATTTGAAAGTCAAAACAAAAAATTTGAATCCTATCTTTTAGCTGATGAACTTCGACAAAGCTCCGATGACTTGACAAGGCTCATGAGAACTTATGCGAGTACGGGAGAAGAAAAATACAAAGAACACTTCTTTAGTATATTAGATATTCGAAATGGTAAAAAACCAAGACCTGAAAATTACAATAGAATCTATTGGGATTTTTATACTGTAAGCGGCAAAAAACCAAGACCAGACAAAAACACGATTCCACTCATTGATATAATGAAAGAAAAAGGATTTGTAGAATCTGAAATATTAAAATTAGAAGAAGCCAAAAAAAATTCAGACTCTCTTGTTCGGACGGAAACTATCGCTATGAGTGCCATGCAAGGAAAGTTAGAGGAAGATGCTAAATCATTAATTTTACCAAATGAATCACTTAGAGAATTCGCAAGACGTATCCTGCATAATGAAAAATATCATTCAGATAAATTTCGAATCATGCAACCTATTGATGACTTTTATATAATGTTAGAAGATCGGACAACGGGCGAAGTCCTTGATTCTAAAGATAAACAAACTTTTTTATTGAGGTTAACAATATTTATCCTGTTACTTTTAGTTTTTGCCTTACTTGTTTCATTTTATTATATTTATATTCAATTAACGAAACCAATTTTGGCTTTTAGTAAAGATATACATGAAATTACAATCTCTAAAGATCTTCGTAGAGAATTGAATCTCCAAATTAAAAATGAATTAGGCGATCTTGCTTCTAAATTTAATTTATTTATAAAAAGCATAAAAAGTTTATTCGTTGCATTCCAGTCTAATTCAGTGAAAGTAAATGAATTAGCAAATGCATTAGAGATAGCAATTCGTGATACTAAACAGTCAATGGAAGAAGTTTCTCAAGCAACTGATAGCGTAGCAAATGAAACAGGTCAACTTATGAGTTTTACGGAATCTATAACCGAAAAAATGAATGAATCCAAAGAAGTAATTGCAATTGGAACAAAAATTTCTAAAAATAATTCTTTGAATTCGAATGTTTTATTATCCGAAATAAATATAGCTCATTCTGAGTTAACTTTAGCAAATAGAGAACTTAAAAAAATCAGTAATCAGCTAGATGAAACTGCACAGGCTACAGAGTCATTGTCCGAAAGATCACGCGAAATTCACTTAGTGCTTATTTCTGTAAGAGAAATTTCTAAACAAACTGGACTCTTAGCGCTTAACGCTGCCATTGAATCTGCTAGAGCAGGTGAACATGGAAAAGGATTTGCTGTAGTGGCGGATGAAGTTGGAAATTTAGCTAACCAGACACAGAAAGCAACAGAAAAGATTAGTAAAGTAATAAATGATATAACATTAGAGATAAATAACTCAGTAAATAAAATTAGAATGACAAATGAATCGAGTCAGAATCTATTTCAGATAATAACAAAGATCGAAAAAATTATTTCACAAAACGTCTCTGCTGTAAAACTAAATAGGGATGAGTCTTCTAAAATCTCAAATGAGCTTTTAAATATCGAAAAAAATATTATGGAAGTTGGAAACCTTACTTCCCAAATATTTAGAACAAATCAACAATTAGCCGCTTCTGGTGAAGAAGTAAGCATTGCAATGAAATCAAAAGTGAATGCGTTAGACACAATAAAAGATAAAATAATAAATTTGAATACGGAAAGTAAAAAGCTACAATCTGATATTACTCAATTCAAACTTTAA
- a CDS encoding tetratricopeptide repeat protein — translation MALFLRLFLISFIIFQLPLFAGIKEAKKAYAQKQFQKAIKLFSEYSKESPSDGEPYLFMGYIYESQKDFPRSMAMFRRAVELNLNPKQRKTCYLKIILFYNYHQGWDIVAHYSNKFLKLDPTNKLVSKMRDRAYANKGHDPGTLSFAKPDESKPKQKKNSEETDKPTEPKEKVKEPNPEPKPEITYEKPEKKTTKEEKKWELSLKHFKEEDYTKADKIMQELLTMKPTNKNYLYKAGIAKLRLGEYQKAIQFFESSKKYANENDSMLLYYINLNQGQANQKLGKTNTAIQLYKTAYTHNKSPVILPVLTKLYYESSLFEDTIKTAEEILKSDLNHLEANMYKALAQIMLGKKTIGYKNLLEFTKKINRVHPDINTIPEKFHEGLLQTGLFYSNRAKYKIALKYLTLVSSTKAKSRRFNFSLGKTYFYTRKFELAIVFLEKIPEVSAANYLLAKYYASRNNVVKSKEYLQKAATKKEIYWLKPKVDPYFIEIRKSPEFISFIETKGFTLPTKTEPLSVKEVKNETIEVPPQNSKETPKEPIVTQPTQEPNTSIPSTPVTNKTED, via the coding sequence CATTTATTATTTTTCAGCTTCCCCTGTTTGCAGGAATTAAGGAAGCAAAAAAGGCTTATGCTCAAAAGCAATTCCAAAAAGCTATTAAACTTTTTTCGGAATATTCCAAAGAAAGTCCCTCCGATGGAGAGCCCTATTTATTTATGGGTTATATTTACGAATCACAAAAAGATTTTCCCCGCTCTATGGCAATGTTCAGAAGAGCAGTAGAACTAAACCTAAATCCAAAACAAAGGAAAACTTGTTATCTCAAAATAATATTATTCTATAATTACCACCAAGGTTGGGATATTGTTGCGCATTATTCCAATAAATTTTTAAAACTTGATCCAACCAATAAATTGGTTTCCAAAATGCGCGACAGAGCTTACGCAAATAAAGGTCATGATCCGGGAACTCTATCTTTTGCAAAACCGGATGAATCCAAACCAAAACAAAAAAAAAATTCAGAGGAAACGGACAAACCGACAGAACCAAAGGAGAAAGTCAAAGAGCCAAATCCGGAACCAAAACCAGAAATAACTTACGAGAAACCAGAAAAGAAGACCACCAAAGAAGAAAAAAAATGGGAACTATCCCTGAAACACTTCAAAGAAGAGGATTACACAAAAGCAGATAAAATTATGCAAGAACTTCTAACAATGAAGCCTACAAATAAAAACTATCTATATAAAGCTGGTATCGCCAAATTGCGATTAGGCGAATATCAAAAGGCAATCCAATTTTTTGAAAGTTCTAAAAAATACGCTAATGAAAATGATTCTATGTTACTTTACTATATCAATTTAAATCAAGGACAGGCAAATCAAAAATTAGGCAAAACAAATACAGCTATTCAATTGTATAAAACAGCATATACTCATAATAAATCTCCAGTTATACTTCCTGTTTTGACAAAACTTTATTATGAAAGTTCCCTTTTCGAAGATACAATCAAAACAGCAGAAGAAATATTAAAGTCCGATTTAAATCATCTAGAAGCTAATATGTATAAGGCTCTTGCACAAATTATGTTAGGAAAAAAAACTATTGGATATAAAAATCTATTAGAATTCACAAAAAAAATCAACCGAGTTCATCCAGATATAAATACAATTCCAGAAAAATTTCATGAGGGATTATTGCAAACAGGACTATTTTATTCTAATCGCGCAAAATATAAAATAGCCTTAAAATATCTAACTTTAGTTTCTTCCACGAAAGCTAAATCAAGAAGATTTAATTTTTCTCTAGGTAAAACTTATTTTTATACCAGAAAATTTGAGCTTGCGATTGTTTTTTTAGAAAAAATTCCAGAAGTTTCAGCCGCCAACTACTTATTAGCCAAATACTACGCAAGCAGGAACAATGTTGTAAAAAGCAAAGAATATCTGCAAAAAGCAGCAACAAAAAAAGAAATCTACTGGTTAAAACCAAAAGTAGATCCTTATTTTATAGAAATACGCAAATCTCCTGAATTTATATCATTTATTGAAACAAAAGGATTTACTCTTCCTACCAAAACAGAACCACTAAGTGTTAAGGAAGTGAAAAATGAGACTATAGAAGTTCCTCCACAAAATTCAAAAGAAACTCCCAAGGAACCAATTGTAACTCAGCCAACGCAGGAACCAAATACTTCAATTCCGTCAACACCTGTTACAAATAAAACAGAAGATTAA